The genomic region AACTGTAGTATTGAAAATATGCCGAAAGAATTAAAGGACTTGAAGGATTATCTGAATGTCTTGAAGAGACCAGACGCCAAGTCAGTGGTGGTATACAAGAAAAAGAGTAAAGGTGGCCTTCTGAGCACAAAGTTCAAGGTCAGATGCTCAAGGTACCTCTACACCTTCTCTGTCCCGAACCAAGTCAAGGCTGCAAAGGTCGAGGCAACGATCCCAAGTAATCTGGAAAAAAAAGTCATCAGCaataagaaaaattaatctcATTCCAACAATATATTCCtagattaatatatattatttattatattgtaTAGATTTGGAGTTGgtaaaaaattgatttgtaaaattttaataaagttGAGTTTGTAAATAAGGTTAGAATCTGTCCTTTAATGAGCGTAATTTGTTCATGGTTGATTCCTCAGATTGTTCGTCAAGCGA from Theileria annulata chromosome 1, complete sequence, *** SEQUENCING IN PROGRESS *** harbors:
- a CDS encoding 60S ribosomal protein L38, putative (Tap404f10.p1c.cand.127 - score = 9.23;~SMART pfam:Ribosomal_L38e (PF01781) at aa 2-74, E()=4.50e-12), with translation MPKELKDLKDYLNVLKRPDAKSVVVYKKKSKGGLLSTKFKVRCSRYLYTFSVPNQVKAAKVEATIPSNLEKKVISNKKN